From Solwaraspora sp. WMMD1047, the proteins below share one genomic window:
- a CDS encoding sugar ABC transporter substrate-binding protein has product MFRTGSPRVGLTAGTAALTLLITACGGDAGNSSSGADPDSATPLAGKTIALVGYGDTNPWGAYFNEVFAEQLASTGVEITDLTTMDPGTQVQKFNQAVAQRPDLIALSILDTQAMVVPIQKAKAAGVPVLAFDGPPDPAVADDVMSVLSDNEKLGEYAAQNIIEGLQAQGRESGNIIVLTGTKSMLVTQDRMTGFNRVLATAPQYRVVDEQDANWDPQLSGTIAQQLLAKHGRDGVQAAYGMADYMALPIIQAAKQAGIPVGGEDGLIVTGSNCFKAGIESIRAGELYGTATEDPGTIAKQTADYALRFLTGQNPPQREIVEEGRVTAATLDQFAEQCSNV; this is encoded by the coding sequence ATGTTCCGCACCGGATCACCCCGTGTCGGTCTCACCGCCGGCACGGCCGCCCTGACCCTGCTGATCACGGCCTGCGGTGGCGACGCCGGCAACTCGTCGTCCGGAGCCGACCCCGACAGCGCGACCCCGCTCGCGGGCAAGACCATCGCGCTCGTCGGCTACGGCGACACCAACCCGTGGGGCGCCTACTTCAACGAGGTCTTCGCCGAGCAGTTGGCCTCGACCGGCGTCGAGATCACCGACCTGACCACGATGGATCCGGGTACCCAGGTCCAGAAGTTCAACCAGGCGGTCGCCCAGCGGCCGGACCTGATCGCGCTGTCGATCCTCGACACCCAGGCGATGGTGGTGCCGATCCAGAAGGCCAAGGCCGCCGGCGTTCCGGTGCTCGCCTTCGACGGCCCGCCCGACCCGGCGGTGGCCGACGACGTGATGTCCGTGCTGTCGGACAACGAGAAGCTCGGCGAGTACGCCGCCCAGAACATCATCGAGGGCCTGCAGGCCCAGGGACGCGAGTCCGGCAACATCATCGTCCTCACCGGCACCAAGTCGATGCTGGTCACCCAGGACCGGATGACCGGATTCAACCGGGTGCTGGCCACCGCACCGCAGTACCGGGTCGTCGACGAGCAGGACGCCAACTGGGACCCGCAGCTCTCCGGCACCATCGCCCAGCAACTGCTCGCCAAGCACGGCCGCGATGGCGTGCAGGCGGCGTACGGCATGGCCGACTACATGGCCCTGCCGATCATCCAGGCCGCCAAGCAGGCCGGTATTCCGGTCGGCGGCGAGGACGGCCTGATCGTCACCGGCAGCAACTGCTTCAAGGCGGGCATCGAATCCATCCGGGCCGGTGAGCTCTACGGCACCGCCACCGAAGACCCCGGCACGATCGCCAAACAGACCGCGGACTACGCCCTACGGTTCCTGACCGGGCAGAACCCGCCGCAGCGCGAGATCGTCGAGGAGGGACGCGTCACCGCCGCGACGCTCGACCAGTTTGCCGAGCAATGCAGCAACGTCTGA
- a CDS encoding sugar ABC transporter ATP-binding protein, whose protein sequence is MQQRLTGPALDRAVLRVEGLARAFGGVPAVRDASFTIGAGEIHGLCGHNGAGKSTVVRMLSGQLAPDSGRIVLDGTAVDLPTRQAAQRSGVALVDQELSVVPALTVAENLLLGDIDAPFVNRPRRATARCRQILAGMGLAHLDPDQPVATLSLGERQLVEIAKALSQNARLVILDEPTATLSDVESALVFAAIRRVAATGCSIIFVSHRLPEVLELCDRVTVLRDGRTVATTAADELTVDGLIVQMLGEAPRRLAAGRRSDQDPGYALRMTRLRVPGRLSDFSLTVRSGRVYALAGQLGSGASEVLRAAAGLSPKATGRVELRDRAVPLRDPVATARAGIAFVSNDRKSEGLFLDKSIAWNLVATRLPSLARGGLLRRRREHDAVRSLARGSGLPADRLREPVRALSGGNQQKAFVGRCLGRADVRALLLDEPTRGVDIGGRAAIHRMLRQAADAGLVVVFASTELEELLELGDEIVTMKDGRIVGHYDGDVDGSALMRDMTHPAEVGRT, encoded by the coding sequence ATGCAGCAACGTCTGACCGGACCGGCCCTCGACCGCGCCGTGCTGCGGGTCGAGGGCCTGGCCCGCGCCTTCGGCGGCGTCCCCGCCGTCCGGGACGCGTCGTTCACGATCGGCGCCGGCGAGATCCACGGCCTCTGCGGCCACAACGGCGCCGGCAAGAGCACCGTCGTCCGGATGCTCTCCGGGCAGCTGGCACCGGACAGCGGGCGCATCGTCCTCGACGGTACGGCGGTCGACCTGCCCACCCGGCAGGCCGCGCAGCGGTCCGGGGTGGCCCTGGTCGACCAGGAGCTGAGCGTCGTGCCCGCCCTGACCGTCGCGGAGAACCTGCTCCTCGGCGACATCGACGCGCCGTTCGTCAACCGCCCGCGCCGGGCGACGGCCCGGTGCCGGCAGATCCTGGCCGGCATGGGTCTTGCCCACCTCGACCCGGACCAGCCGGTCGCCACGCTCAGCCTCGGCGAGCGGCAACTGGTGGAGATCGCCAAGGCGCTGAGCCAGAACGCCCGGCTGGTGATTCTCGACGAGCCCACCGCGACCCTCAGCGACGTGGAGAGCGCGCTCGTCTTCGCGGCGATCCGTCGGGTCGCGGCCACCGGCTGCTCGATCATCTTCGTCTCGCACCGCCTGCCGGAGGTGCTCGAACTCTGCGACCGGGTGACCGTGCTGCGCGACGGCCGCACCGTCGCCACCACGGCGGCCGATGAGCTGACGGTCGACGGGCTGATCGTGCAGATGCTGGGCGAGGCGCCCCGCCGGCTCGCCGCCGGGCGACGGTCCGACCAGGACCCCGGGTACGCGCTGCGGATGACGCGCCTGCGGGTACCCGGTCGGCTCTCGGACTTCAGCCTCACCGTCCGGTCAGGTCGGGTCTACGCGCTCGCCGGCCAGCTCGGCAGCGGCGCCTCCGAGGTGCTGCGGGCCGCCGCCGGGCTGTCGCCGAAGGCGACCGGCCGGGTCGAACTGCGGGACCGGGCGGTGCCGTTGCGTGACCCGGTGGCGACCGCCCGCGCCGGCATCGCCTTCGTCTCCAACGACCGCAAATCCGAGGGCCTCTTCCTCGACAAGTCGATCGCCTGGAATCTGGTCGCCACCCGGCTGCCGAGCCTGGCCCGCGGCGGCCTGCTGCGGCGGCGCCGGGAGCACGACGCCGTCCGGTCACTTGCCCGGGGGTCCGGTCTGCCGGCGGACCGGCTCCGGGAACCCGTCCGGGCGCTCAGCGGCGGAAACCAGCAGAAGGCGTTCGTCGGACGGTGCCTGGGCCGCGCCGACGTGCGGGCGCTGCTGCTGGACGAACCCACCCGGGGCGTCGACATCGGCGGGCGGGCCGCGATCCACCGGATGCTGCGCCAGGCCGCCGACGCCGGACTCGTCGTGGTCTTCGCATCCACCGAACTGGAGGAACTGCTCGAACTCGGCGACGAGATCGTCACGATGAAGGACGGCCGGATCGTCGGCCACTACGACGGCGACGTCGACGGCTCGGCGCTGATGCGTGACATGACCCATCCGGCGGAGGTGGGCCGGACATGA
- a CDS encoding ABC transporter permease — protein MTAAIDATARRLTDARTVIPLLLVLPLVVLAVTTERFLTLDNARAIVASAAFVGITAIGATLVMIVGSAVSLATAQTATVVAMVYLATQHAGLPTAVLVALACGIVLTSVQGAVVGYWNANPIVLTIAAGFAIGGAALWFSGGTPVYPRASGYELLNSTLLGLPVAVYVLLAVTALAHWILSGTTAGRQMYLIGENRAAARAAGLPVGRVTVLAWAFFGGCIAITGVFLASFNTSATVTLGGTLTLDTIAAVLVGGTAIAGGRGSALRTLGGVVLLSVISDVLLLRGFSTGLQILVKGLLVLAVVVTVHLRTTRGWR, from the coding sequence ATGACGGCCGCGATCGACGCCACCGCGCGGCGGCTCACGGACGCGCGGACGGTGATCCCGCTGCTTCTGGTCCTGCCGCTGGTGGTCCTGGCGGTGACGACGGAACGCTTCCTCACCCTCGACAACGCCCGCGCGATCGTCGCCTCGGCCGCTTTCGTCGGCATCACCGCGATCGGCGCGACGCTGGTGATGATCGTCGGGTCCGCGGTGTCGCTGGCCACCGCGCAGACCGCCACCGTGGTGGCGATGGTCTACCTGGCCACCCAGCACGCCGGCCTGCCGACGGCCGTACTTGTCGCGCTGGCCTGCGGGATCGTGCTCACCTCGGTGCAGGGCGCGGTGGTCGGCTACTGGAATGCCAACCCGATCGTGCTGACCATCGCCGCCGGGTTCGCCATCGGCGGGGCCGCCCTCTGGTTCAGCGGCGGGACCCCGGTCTACCCCCGGGCCAGTGGGTACGAGCTGCTCAACTCCACCCTGCTGGGCCTCCCGGTCGCCGTCTACGTCCTGCTCGCGGTGACCGCGCTGGCGCACTGGATCCTGAGCGGCACGACCGCCGGCCGGCAGATGTACCTGATCGGGGAGAACCGGGCCGCGGCCCGCGCCGCCGGCCTGCCGGTCGGCCGGGTGACGGTGCTCGCCTGGGCCTTCTTCGGCGGGTGCATCGCCATCACCGGCGTCTTCCTCGCCTCGTTCAACACGTCGGCCACGGTCACCCTCGGCGGCACCCTCACCCTCGACACCATCGCGGCCGTCCTGGTGGGCGGGACCGCGATCGCCGGTGGGCGCGGCTCCGCCCTGCGGACCCTGGGCGGCGTGGTCCTGCTCTCCGTCATCTCCGACGTACTGCTGCTGCGCGGGTTCTCCACCGGACTGCAGATTCTCGTGAAGGGCCTCCTCGTGCTCGCCGTCGTTGTCACCGTGCACCTGCGTACCACCAGGGGTTGGCGGTGA
- a CDS encoding ABC transporter permease — protein MIRGWSRPDRLMPAVSLAVVLVAFTASPLVSGRPLALFDGYNALQGFAQLGLLALAIGITMIAGEFDLSVVGTYALGGMVAVSAGASSPVLGIAAAVSAGAAVGAVQGGLIAGLRIPSMPVTLATYLALLGLTSVLSGGLSVTYPNSAATLWVDQTIAGIFSPRSLLTLAAFLVAGLVLGGTKLGRELRAIGGDRRASRVAGVRVDRRLVGIFTVSGTLSALGGALLSYSYASANPDPGLQPLILAAVAALLGGVSLTGGRGNAVGLLAGALSVALLAQIVVTTALPDFSTQLLYAALLAVIVAIESPGLHQLVDRIRSARWPTQ, from the coding sequence GTGATCCGCGGCTGGTCCCGGCCGGACCGGTTGATGCCCGCGGTCTCGCTGGCGGTGGTCCTGGTCGCCTTCACCGCCTCCCCGCTGGTCAGCGGCCGCCCCCTGGCGCTGTTCGACGGGTACAACGCGTTGCAGGGCTTCGCCCAACTGGGGCTGCTCGCCCTCGCCATCGGGATCACGATGATCGCCGGCGAGTTCGACCTCTCGGTCGTCGGGACGTACGCGCTCGGCGGCATGGTCGCGGTGAGCGCCGGCGCGTCGTCACCCGTGCTGGGCATCGCGGCCGCGGTCAGTGCGGGCGCCGCGGTGGGAGCGGTGCAGGGCGGCCTGATCGCCGGGCTGCGCATCCCGTCGATGCCGGTCACGTTGGCGACCTACCTCGCGCTGCTCGGGCTGACCAGCGTGCTCTCCGGCGGACTGAGCGTCACCTACCCCAACAGCGCCGCGACGCTCTGGGTGGACCAGACGATCGCCGGGATCTTCTCCCCGCGCAGCCTGCTCACCCTGGCCGCGTTCCTGGTCGCCGGGCTCGTGCTGGGCGGCACGAAACTGGGCCGGGAGCTCCGCGCCATCGGCGGGGACCGGCGGGCCAGCCGGGTCGCCGGCGTCCGGGTGGACCGGCGGCTGGTCGGGATCTTCACCGTCTCGGGGACGCTGTCGGCGCTGGGTGGTGCCCTGCTCAGCTACAGCTACGCCTCGGCCAACCCGGATCCGGGGCTGCAGCCGCTGATTCTCGCCGCGGTGGCCGCGCTGCTCGGCGGCGTCTCCCTGACCGGCGGCCGGGGAAACGCGGTGGGGCTGCTGGCCGGAGCCCTGTCGGTGGCGCTGCTCGCCCAGATCGTGGTGACCACCGCCCTGCCCGACTTCTCCACCCAGCTGCTCTACGCGGCGCTGCTCGCCGTGATCGTCGCGATCGAGAGCCCCGGCCTGCACCAGCTGGTGGACCGGATCAGGAGTGCCCGATGGCCGACGCAATGA
- a CDS encoding SDR family oxidoreductase, producing the protein MGNLTFDFTGRTVVVTGAARGVGLAVGRHFRDAGATVCLVDLEAEPVKEAAERIGAIGIAADVSDTGQVTEAVDRVVAETGRLDVLVNNAGNLRDGVVWKLTDDDYEAVMAVHAGGTFRFTRAVVPQLRRQGTGRIINVTSYTGLRGNPGQANYAMAKAGIIGFTKTTAKELARFGITVNAISPNAQTRMISSIPEEKLAEFTGAIPMGRFAAAAEMAAAVAFLASDEASYITGVVLPVDGGMSI; encoded by the coding sequence ATGGGCAATCTCACCTTCGACTTCACCGGCCGGACGGTCGTGGTCACCGGGGCCGCCCGCGGCGTGGGGCTCGCCGTCGGCCGGCACTTCCGGGATGCCGGCGCGACCGTCTGTCTGGTCGACCTCGAGGCGGAGCCGGTCAAGGAGGCGGCCGAGCGGATCGGGGCGATCGGCATCGCCGCCGACGTCTCCGACACCGGGCAGGTCACCGAGGCCGTGGACCGGGTGGTCGCGGAGACCGGCCGGCTGGACGTGCTGGTGAACAACGCCGGAAACCTCCGGGACGGCGTCGTGTGGAAGCTGACCGACGACGACTACGAGGCGGTGATGGCGGTTCACGCCGGTGGCACGTTCCGGTTCACCCGGGCGGTCGTACCGCAGTTGCGGCGCCAGGGTACCGGCCGGATCATCAACGTCACCTCCTACACCGGTCTGCGGGGCAACCCCGGTCAGGCGAACTACGCGATGGCCAAGGCGGGGATCATCGGCTTCACCAAGACCACCGCCAAGGAGCTGGCGCGCTTCGGCATCACCGTGAACGCGATCTCGCCGAACGCCCAGACCCGCATGATCTCGTCCATCCCCGAGGAGAAGCTGGCCGAGTTCACCGGCGCCATTCCGATGGGCCGCTTCGCCGCGGCGGCGGAGATGGCCGCGGCGGTCGCGTTCCTGGCCTCGGACGAGGCCTCGTACATCACCGGGGTGGTGCTGCCCGTCGACGGCGGCATGTCGATCTAG
- a CDS encoding SMP-30/gluconolactonase/LRE family protein: MTVETRTVAEGFHFLEAPRWRAGRLWFSDFYGHRVHSVAEDGSDLTVQAHVPGQPSGLGWLPDGRLLIVSMRDRRVLRREPDGSLVVHAELAGHATGHANDMVVDDRGRAYVGNFGFDLMAGEPLEPAALHRVDPDGGVTEVADDLWFPNGSVITGDGVLLVVETFGNRVTAFTVGADGALTDRRIWAEFGPLPTERDVERALTQLRIAGDGACLDAAGGLWIADAIGERLVRVVEGGEITDEIRPGSPVYACALGGAAGTTLFACAAPDFHEQARTAAREARMLAVQVATPAA; encoded by the coding sequence ATGACAGTGGAAACGAGGACGGTGGCCGAGGGCTTCCACTTCCTGGAGGCGCCGCGCTGGCGCGCCGGGCGGCTCTGGTTCTCCGACTTCTACGGTCACCGGGTCCACTCCGTGGCCGAGGACGGATCGGACCTGACGGTCCAGGCCCACGTGCCGGGCCAACCGTCCGGCCTCGGCTGGCTTCCCGACGGCCGGTTGCTGATCGTCTCCATGCGCGACCGCCGGGTGCTGCGCCGCGAGCCGGACGGGTCGCTCGTCGTCCACGCCGAGCTGGCCGGGCACGCGACCGGCCACGCGAACGACATGGTGGTGGACGACCGGGGTCGGGCGTACGTGGGAAACTTCGGCTTCGACCTGATGGCCGGCGAGCCGCTGGAGCCGGCCGCGCTGCACCGGGTGGACCCGGACGGCGGGGTCACCGAGGTGGCTGACGACCTGTGGTTCCCCAACGGCTCCGTGATCACCGGCGACGGCGTCCTGCTGGTGGTGGAGACGTTCGGCAACCGGGTCACCGCGTTCACCGTCGGCGCGGACGGCGCGCTGACCGACCGCCGGATCTGGGCCGAGTTCGGCCCGCTGCCCACCGAGCGGGACGTCGAGCGGGCGCTCACCCAGCTGCGGATCGCCGGCGACGGCGCCTGCCTGGACGCCGCCGGCGGACTGTGGATCGCCGACGCCATCGGCGAACGGCTGGTGCGGGTGGTCGAGGGTGGAGAGATCACCGACGAGATCCGGCCGGGCAGCCCGGTGTACGCCTGCGCGCTGGGCGGCGCCGCCGGCACCACCCTCTTCGCCTGCGCCGCGCCGGACTTCCACGAACAGGCCCGGACCGCGGCGCGCGAGGCCCGGATGCTCGCCGTCCAGGTCGCGACGCCGGCCGCCTGA
- a CDS encoding ABC transporter ATP-binding protein, which translates to MIVCESLVRIYQTGSVEVQALQGLDLVVERGEMVAVVGASGSGKSTLLAILAGIDAPTAGRAHVDRWNLLTMSRADRVHYRRRTVGFVRQQTASNLVPYLTAGEMVDLPMTAARVPVRTRRARVGELLAALGVADCADRRPAALSGGEQMRVAIAVALANEPRVLLADEPTGELDAATSAEVLAALRTVNQQFGVTIVIVTHDPEVSGQVERTVAIRDGRTSSEVLRHTATAADGGTHLVAQEYAVMDRAGRVQVPRDYREALALTRRVRLTLAADRVEIRPDVAGDGG; encoded by the coding sequence ATGATCGTCTGTGAGAGTCTGGTGCGGATCTACCAGACCGGGTCGGTCGAGGTGCAGGCACTACAGGGCCTCGACCTGGTGGTGGAGCGCGGCGAGATGGTCGCCGTCGTCGGGGCGTCCGGCTCCGGCAAGTCGACGCTGCTCGCCATCCTCGCCGGCATCGACGCCCCCACCGCCGGTCGGGCCCACGTCGACCGGTGGAACCTGCTGACGATGAGCCGGGCCGACCGGGTGCACTACCGGCGGCGCACGGTCGGCTTCGTCCGGCAGCAGACGGCGAGCAACCTGGTGCCGTACCTGACCGCGGGCGAGATGGTCGACCTGCCAATGACAGCGGCCCGGGTGCCGGTCCGTACCCGCCGCGCCCGGGTCGGCGAGCTGCTGGCCGCCCTCGGGGTCGCCGACTGCGCCGATCGGCGACCCGCGGCGCTCTCCGGCGGCGAGCAGATGCGGGTCGCCATCGCCGTCGCGCTCGCCAACGAGCCGCGGGTCCTGCTCGCCGACGAACCGACCGGCGAGCTGGACGCCGCGACCTCGGCCGAGGTGCTGGCCGCGCTGCGGACGGTCAACCAGCAGTTCGGGGTCACCATCGTGATCGTCACTCACGACCCGGAGGTCAGCGGCCAGGTGGAACGGACCGTCGCGATCCGCGACGGGCGCACCAGCAGCGAGGTGCTGCGCCACACCGCCACCGCGGCCGACGGCGGCACCCACCTGGTCGCCCAGGAGTACGCCGTGATGGATCGCGCGGGCCGGGTCCAGGTGCCGCGGGACTACCGGGAGGCGCTGGCGCTGACCAGGCGGGTCCGGCTGACGCTGGCGGCCGACCGGGTGGAGATCCGCCCCGACGTCGCGGGCGACGGCGGGTGA
- a CDS encoding ABC transporter ATP-binding protein gives MAEPLLTVRGVHRRFGSGPTAVQALRDVSFDVAPATMVALVGRSGSGKTTLLNVVGGLDRPDAGTIVVDGTEVTALDDDGLSLLRRRTVAYVFQTFGLIPVMSAAENIGVPLRMARTPAPERERRVALLLELVGLADHGEQRPDELSGGQQQRVAIARALAASPRLLIADEPTGQLDAETGRSVLALLRGVVESEGVTALVATHDPVMMALADRVLPIHDGQVDP, from the coding sequence GTGGCGGAACCACTGTTGACCGTGCGCGGCGTCCACCGGCGCTTCGGCTCCGGACCGACCGCCGTGCAGGCGCTGCGGGACGTGTCGTTCGACGTCGCGCCCGCGACGATGGTCGCCCTCGTGGGGCGCTCGGGCTCCGGCAAGACGACCCTGCTCAACGTCGTCGGCGGCCTGGACCGACCCGATGCCGGCACGATCGTCGTCGACGGCACCGAGGTCACCGCCCTGGACGACGACGGACTCTCGCTGCTGCGGCGCCGGACGGTCGCCTACGTCTTCCAGACCTTCGGACTGATCCCGGTGATGTCGGCGGCCGAGAACATCGGCGTTCCGCTGCGGATGGCGCGTACCCCGGCGCCGGAGCGCGAGCGTCGCGTCGCCCTCCTGCTGGAGCTGGTCGGACTGGCCGACCACGGCGAGCAGCGTCCGGATGAGCTCTCCGGCGGCCAGCAGCAGCGGGTGGCGATCGCCCGGGCGCTGGCCGCCTCGCCCCGGCTGCTGATCGCCGACGAGCCGACCGGGCAGCTCGACGCGGAGACCGGCCGGTCGGTGCTGGCCCTGCTGCGCGGGGTCGTCGAATCGGAGGGGGTCACCGCCCTGGTGGCCACCCACGACCCGGTGATGATGGCCCTGGCCGACCGGGTGCTGCCGATCCACGACGGACAGGTCGACCCGTGA